In the genome of Ignavibacteriales bacterium, one region contains:
- a CDS encoding phosphatase PAP2 family protein, translating to MNILKSFLHNLKAFDLVVVAFSIFLMILHIVFNDVIANTLNWLLIDVGVISFAFLISYLEDKSSSRIWRIIHYWYIAPLILLTFKQLYAMIKPIRVVDYDYLFIQIDRWMFGTDPTHFLHQFANPVLTELLQIVYGLFYLLPIILGLALLKNKKYVELDYATFSVIYGFYLSYLGYFALPGIGPRFTLHDFATVNEQLPGLWLTNFLREIVNSGESIPSGTLNPAEVVQRDVFPSGHTMITLIVMYLSIRLKSRTRYFFIPAGSLLILSTVYLWYHYVIDLVGGFIFMMFSVWTGKIIFNWWRRKTGKEEFEYHHYKGTALKE from the coding sequence ATGAATATTCTCAAAAGTTTTTTACATAACTTAAAAGCATTCGACCTGGTTGTTGTAGCCTTCTCAATCTTTCTAATGATACTTCATATAGTCTTCAATGATGTCATAGCAAACACTCTTAACTGGCTATTAATCGATGTCGGTGTTATCTCATTCGCATTTCTTATTTCATATCTTGAAGATAAGTCATCCAGCAGAATATGGCGGATCATTCACTACTGGTACATTGCGCCGCTTATATTACTAACCTTCAAGCAACTGTATGCGATGATAAAACCGATACGGGTTGTTGATTACGATTATTTGTTCATTCAGATCGACCGGTGGATGTTTGGAACAGACCCGACTCATTTTCTTCATCAGTTTGCAAATCCTGTTTTGACCGAGTTACTTCAGATAGTTTACGGGTTGTTTTATCTTCTGCCTATCATTCTTGGTCTGGCGTTATTAAAAAATAAAAAGTATGTCGAACTTGATTATGCAACATTCTCCGTGATATACGGTTTTTATCTTTCATACCTTGGCTACTTTGCTTTGCCGGGAATTGGACCGAGGTTCACTCTTCATGATTTTGCGACAGTTAATGAACAACTCCCCGGTTTATGGCTTACAAATTTTTTAAGAGAAATAGTAAACTCAGGTGAATCAATTCCTTCAGGTACACTAAACCCTGCAGAAGTTGTGCAGCGAGATGTTTTTCCAAGCGGGCATACAATGATCACGCTCATTGTTATGTACTTATCAATCAGATTAAAAAGCAGGACAAGATATTTTTTCATTCCAGCCGGATCACTGTTAATATTATCTACTGTATATCTCTGGTACCACTATGTAATTGATTTAGTCGGCGGATTTATTTTCATGATGTTTTCTGTCTGGACAGGCAAAATTATATTTAACTGGTGGAGAAGAAAAACAGGGAAAGAAGAATTTGAATATCATCATTACAAAGGCACTGCCTTAAAAGAATAA
- the rsmA gene encoding ribosomal RNA small subunit methyltransferase A — MEKIKPLKKFGQNYLSDKNILRKIVNEINPSPDDSIIEIGPGLGALTELIFEKNENLSCVEIDSRAVLILKQKYPKLNIVQDDFLKIDLDKYSDGNSKLKVIGNIPYNITSPIIFRLIEKHSLISEAVFLIQLEVAKRMTAISGSKDYGILAVILQKFCDVRIAFKVSPNVFYPKPKVYSAVVHLWFKDLSINEDEKKVFIYLVKALFNNRRKTIKNSLSNSIFAGLDFSNSGIDLTKRAEQLVPENFESLTRFLLDEYHHQLRQLL, encoded by the coding sequence ATGGAAAAAATCAAACCGTTGAAAAAGTTCGGACAAAATTATTTATCGGATAAAAATATACTCCGCAAAATAGTAAATGAAATAAATCCATCACCGGATGATTCCATAATTGAGATCGGACCCGGCTTGGGTGCTTTAACTGAACTCATTTTTGAAAAAAATGAAAATCTAAGCTGTGTGGAGATTGATTCACGGGCTGTTTTAATATTAAAGCAAAAATACCCTAAACTGAATATTGTCCAGGATGATTTTTTGAAAATTGATCTGGATAAATACTCTGATGGAAATTCAAAGCTTAAAGTCATAGGAAATATCCCTTATAATATTACCTCACCTATTATTTTTAGACTGATTGAAAAACACTCGTTGATTAGTGAAGCAGTTTTTCTGATTCAGCTTGAAGTCGCAAAGCGAATGACAGCAATTTCCGGTTCAAAGGATTATGGTATTCTTGCTGTTATTCTTCAAAAATTTTGTGATGTCAGGATTGCTTTCAAAGTGTCGCCAAATGTTTTTTATCCCAAACCAAAAGTATATTCAGCGGTTGTACACTTGTGGTTTAAAGATCTCTCGATCAATGAAGATGAGAAAAAAGTTTTTATTTATCTCGTTAAAGCTTTGTTCAACAACCGGAGAAAAACGATTAAAAATTCGTTGAGTAATAGTATATTTGCCGGACTTGATTTCAGTAATTCAGGTATTGATTTGACAAAACGCGCTGAACAACTTGTACCGGAAAATTTTGAATCACTTACCCGGTTTCTACTTGATGAATATCATCATCAGTTAAGGCAACTACTATAA
- a CDS encoding ROK family protein, with product MGGTKILGAAINSREGIIARVKKPTEINSNHRVYVNHLAELVNDVVVAARLKPQQVKAVCLGVPGLLNPFSGVIAVAPNLGLKNFNIKQKLEKLIPYPVLIENDVNLGALGIKYFGLGKNAKDMLVVFIGTGIGGALIFDDRIFRGANFAAGEIGHINIDKKGPLCGCGKRGCFESFASRASIVKAIKKDLVKNKKSVLTKIVGPGKQIKSRALAEAVKAGDKLVIAHLTNACVTIGQVLSNTTNLLNLDLIVLGGGLIEALDNFMMPIIRKSFRENVLKDSAKGLKILPTKLGDDAALYGGIPLAEEFLKVKV from the coding sequence ATGGGCGGAACCAAAATACTTGGAGCCGCGATAAATTCCCGCGAAGGTATTATAGCACGCGTAAAAAAACCTACTGAAATTAACTCAAACCACAGAGTATATGTAAATCATCTTGCAGAACTTGTAAACGATGTTGTAGTTGCGGCAAGACTAAAGCCTCAACAGGTAAAAGCTGTGTGTCTTGGTGTGCCCGGATTATTAAACCCGTTTTCAGGGGTTATAGCGGTTGCTCCTAATCTGGGATTAAAAAATTTTAATATTAAACAGAAACTTGAAAAATTAATTCCTTATCCTGTTCTGATTGAAAATGATGTTAACCTTGGAGCACTCGGTATAAAATATTTTGGTCTTGGGAAAAATGCTAAAGATATGCTTGTTGTATTTATAGGCACAGGTATTGGCGGGGCTTTGATATTTGACGATAGAATTTTCCGCGGAGCTAATTTTGCGGCTGGTGAAATAGGTCATATTAACATTGATAAAAAAGGTCCTTTGTGCGGCTGCGGCAAGCGGGGTTGTTTTGAAAGTTTTGCAAGTCGCGCTTCGATCGTAAAGGCAATTAAAAAAGATCTTGTAAAAAATAAAAAAAGTGTGTTAACTAAAATCGTTGGACCCGGTAAGCAAATAAAGAGCCGTGCTCTTGCTGAAGCAGTTAAAGCAGGCGATAAACTTGTAATTGCACATCTTACTAATGCTTGTGTTACAATCGGTCAGGTTTTATCCAACACGACAAATCTTCTTAATCTTGACCTGATTGTACTTGGCGGAGGGCTTATCGAAGCGCTTGATAATTTTATGATGCCGATCATAAGAAAATCTTTCCGGGAAAATGTTCTTAAAGATTCTGCTAAAGGTTTAAAAATATTGCCGACTAAACTCGGGGATGACGCTGCATTATATGGCGGGATTCCTCTTGCCGAGGAATTTTTAAAAGTAAAAGTTTAA
- a CDS encoding ABC-F family ATP-binding cassette domain-containing protein has translation MLDLSHISLQFSGKYLFNDVSFRINSGDRISLVGANGTGKSSLLKIISGQLLPEDGKINKQKNISIGYLPQENVTHKGRTLIDEAKSALTDAVHLQSKEKEITDHLNLATISDEEREDLINTLGEVHHKLEALNVYSAEANLKKILTGLGFEENDFERVTDEFSGGWQMRIALAKILISQNDILLLDEPTNHLDLDSLKWLISFLKAYKGALLIVSHDKHFINQVTNKTLEIYLARFNIYNGSYDQYLKWKDERDKTALDQYALQQRKIKETQRFIERFRYKSSKARQVQSRVKQLEKIELVELPEDTSKINISFPEPPQSGKTNMILESISKSYSDKKIFENINFQVDRGDKIAFVGPNGAGKSTLAKIIAGVLSFENGKRNEGHNTIISYYAQDVADNLEPDLDIIETVEGIAEDKTLGQLRTLLGSFLFHGDDVFKSIGVLSGGEKSRVALAKILLTKSNFIILDEPTNHLDISSKAVLQKALINFKGSLILVSHDIDFLRPLVNKVVEIRKGIIKNYEGDIDYYLFKKEQEEAGSESNSQKVKQSDDSFSKKEQKRIEAEQRQKKYSASKDIIKKISALESEIEKLESQQNQLENYLSQPEAYGNTVELVNKTNEFNSIKKLLEQKMYEWTVLSEELQRIEDQFN, from the coding sequence ATGCTCGATCTTTCTCACATTTCATTACAGTTTTCTGGTAAATACCTGTTTAATGATGTAAGCTTTAGAATTAATTCAGGTGACAGAATTTCTCTCGTAGGCGCTAATGGAACGGGCAAATCATCTCTTCTCAAAATTATTTCAGGTCAGCTTCTTCCGGAAGACGGAAAGATTAATAAACAAAAAAATATTTCCATCGGCTACCTGCCTCAGGAAAACGTTACCCATAAAGGACGGACACTGATTGATGAAGCTAAATCGGCACTGACTGATGCTGTACATCTACAGAGTAAAGAAAAAGAAATTACTGACCACTTAAACCTCGCTACAATTTCGGATGAAGAACGTGAAGATCTTATTAATACTCTTGGCGAAGTACATCATAAACTTGAGGCTTTAAACGTTTATAGCGCAGAAGCCAATTTGAAAAAGATACTCACGGGATTAGGCTTTGAGGAAAATGATTTTGAAAGAGTGACAGATGAATTTTCCGGCGGCTGGCAGATGCGTATTGCTCTTGCTAAAATTCTTATCTCACAAAACGATATTCTCCTGCTTGATGAGCCTACCAACCATCTTGATCTAGATTCATTAAAATGGCTGATAAGTTTTCTTAAGGCTTATAAAGGCGCGTTACTTATTGTATCGCACGACAAACACTTTATCAACCAGGTAACAAACAAAACCCTGGAAATATATCTTGCTCGATTCAATATTTACAACGGTTCGTATGATCAGTACCTTAAGTGGAAAGATGAAAGAGACAAGACAGCATTAGACCAGTATGCGCTTCAGCAAAGGAAGATTAAAGAAACCCAGCGATTCATCGAGCGGTTCAGATACAAATCATCAAAAGCACGGCAGGTTCAAAGCAGAGTAAAACAGTTAGAAAAAATTGAACTTGTTGAACTTCCCGAAGATACTTCTAAAATCAATATATCTTTTCCTGAACCGCCTCAGAGCGGAAAAACGAATATGATTTTAGAAAGTATAAGTAAATCATATTCTGATAAAAAAATTTTTGAGAATATTAATTTTCAGGTTGACCGCGGTGACAAAATAGCTTTCGTAGGACCGAATGGTGCCGGCAAATCAACACTTGCAAAAATTATTGCCGGTGTTTTATCATTTGAAAATGGAAAACGAAATGAAGGGCACAATACAATCATTTCATATTACGCACAGGATGTCGCTGATAATCTGGAACCTGATCTTGATATCATTGAAACCGTCGAAGGTATTGCCGAAGATAAAACTTTAGGTCAGTTGAGAACTCTACTTGGCTCATTTTTATTCCATGGCGATGATGTTTTCAAAAGTATCGGAGTGCTTTCCGGTGGAGAAAAAAGCCGTGTCGCGCTTGCGAAAATTCTTCTTACCAAATCAAATTTTATTATCCTTGATGAACCCACAAACCATCTTGATATTTCTTCGAAAGCCGTTTTACAGAAGGCGTTGATAAACTTTAAGGGATCACTTATTCTCGTTTCACACGATATTGATTTCCTTCGTCCCCTTGTTAATAAAGTAGTTGAAATAAGAAAAGGGATTATTAAAAATTATGAGGGCGATATTGATTATTACCTGTTTAAAAAGGAACAGGAAGAAGCAGGTTCAGAAAGTAACTCGCAAAAAGTAAAACAGTCTGACGATTCATTTTCAAAAAAAGAACAAAAAAGAATTGAAGCAGAACAGCGGCAGAAAAAATACAGCGCTTCCAAAGATATTATAAAGAAAATATCTGCACTGGAATCGGAAATAGAAAAACTTGAATCGCAGCAGAATCAGTTGGAAAATTATTTATCTCAACCTGAAGCCTATGGAAATACCGTTGAGTTAGTCAACAAGACGAATGAGTTCAACTCAATAAAGAAATTACTTGAACAGAAGATGTATGAATGGACTGTTCTTTCGGAAGAGCTGCAAAGAATCGAAGATCAATTCAATTAA
- a CDS encoding 6,7-dimethyl-8-ribityllumazine synthase — protein MKLTEGNLNAANYKFAIIVSRFNESIVQKLLDGSIDCLKRHGCISENIEIIKVPGAFELPAAAAKIATQNKYDAIICLGAVIRGGTSHFEYVSSAASSGIQQVALTHNVPVIFGVLTTDNIEQAIERSGTKSGNKGWDAALTAIEMADLWTKL, from the coding sequence ATGAAACTCACAGAAGGAAATTTAAACGCAGCAAATTACAAATTTGCTATAATCGTAAGCCGGTTTAATGAATCAATAGTTCAAAAGCTTTTAGATGGTTCAATTGACTGTTTAAAACGTCACGGATGTATTTCAGAAAATATTGAAATAATAAAAGTCCCGGGGGCATTTGAACTTCCTGCAGCCGCAGCTAAAATTGCTACTCAAAATAAATACGATGCAATCATCTGTCTTGGCGCAGTGATTCGCGGAGGAACGTCACATTTTGAGTACGTTTCTTCTGCCGCGAGCAGCGGTATACAACAAGTTGCACTGACACATAATGTTCCTGTTATTTTCGGAGTATTAACCACAGATAATATTGAGCAGGCGATTGAAAGATCCGGTACCAAATCCGGAAACAAGGGTTGGGATGCCGCACTCACTGCAATCGAAATGGCAGACCTTTGGACAAAACTTTAG
- a CDS encoding PHP domain-containing protein, with protein MDKKVDLHTHTCFSDGHFSPQELLTNAKACGIDTLSITDHDTVNGIREALKYSKQLGVEIIPGLEISSDIRDREVHILAYFIDIDNAELEHYLSFFREERVKRAHRIVHKLNSLGMTISIEDVFEKAKNSAIGRPHIAQAMLELGLVNNYYEAFNKYIGNGCPAFEKKVHVSPQSAFKIINDAGGLSFIAHPGNMPEIIIKELIEDGVDGIEVIHPSHSPQLMHYYRGIVNQYYLLESGGSDFHGGKREDDKNLGKYFTSHSKLDEMRKRLIRNSA; from the coding sequence ATGGATAAAAAAGTAGATTTACATACTCATACTTGTTTTTCTGACGGACATTTTTCACCACAGGAATTACTTACGAATGCAAAAGCCTGCGGGATTGATACTCTCAGTATTACGGATCATGATACAGTTAACGGAATTCGTGAAGCATTAAAATATAGCAAGCAGCTTGGAGTTGAAATAATTCCCGGACTTGAAATAAGTTCCGACATCCGTGACAGAGAGGTTCATATTCTTGCTTACTTTATTGATATCGATAATGCCGAGCTGGAACACTACCTCAGTTTTTTCAGAGAGGAAAGAGTAAAACGTGCTCACAGGATTGTACACAAACTAAATTCACTGGGAATGACTATTAGTATTGAGGATGTTTTTGAAAAAGCGAAAAACTCGGCAATCGGTCGACCTCATATAGCACAGGCTATGCTCGAACTTGGACTGGTGAACAATTATTATGAAGCGTTCAACAAATATATAGGTAACGGATGCCCGGCTTTCGAGAAAAAAGTTCATGTTTCACCACAGAGCGCATTTAAAATTATAAATGACGCAGGCGGATTATCATTTATAGCTCATCCGGGAAATATGCCGGAAATAATAATAAAAGAATTAATTGAAGATGGTGTCGATGGAATTGAAGTAATTCATCCGTCACATTCACCTCAATTGATGCACTATTACAGGGGAATTGTTAACCAATACTACCTGTTGGAATCAGGCGGATCAGACTTTCACGGCGGAAAACGTGAGGATGATAAAAATTTAGGAAAATATTTTACTTCGCATTCCAAGCTTGATGAAATGCGTAAACGACTAATAAGAAATTCAGCATAA
- a CDS encoding Crp/Fnr family transcriptional regulator: MSEREILEKIPAFSSFDGTVIELIQKAGINNSFVSEEKILSDSSDKKSGLLIVNSGRLKVELKGSDQSTVVLTNLSAGEFWGEYGLLDGNNLDVEITAVENGDMIFYSRTKLFELIADDKSTLQKIISQLSSKIRDSHFILDSLLLKDSDAKVARTILKLGLDTGYVKSGMLEINKLPIQHELARMAGTSRETFSRTLQSFAKKGLIELEGSKLRLKEFLKLRDLLN; the protein is encoded by the coding sequence GTGTCAGAACGGGAAATTCTAGAAAAAATACCTGCTTTTTCATCATTTGATGGAACAGTTATTGAACTGATTCAAAAAGCGGGGATCAACAATTCTTTTGTATCAGAAGAAAAAATTTTATCTGATTCTTCTGATAAAAAATCCGGTTTACTGATTGTGAATTCAGGAAGACTGAAGGTTGAACTAAAAGGCTCAGACCAAAGTACCGTAGTATTGACAAACTTGAGTGCCGGGGAATTCTGGGGTGAGTACGGACTGCTTGATGGCAATAATCTGGATGTGGAAATAACGGCTGTTGAGAACGGGGATATGATTTTTTACAGTCGGACAAAATTGTTTGAATTAATTGCCGATGATAAATCGACTTTACAAAAAATTATTTCGCAGCTTTCATCAAAAATAAGAGATTCACATTTTATTCTTGATTCATTGTTGCTGAAAGATTCAGATGCTAAAGTTGCAAGAACAATTCTAAAACTTGGGTTAGATACGGGTTATGTAAAAAGCGGAATGCTCGAAATTAATAAATTGCCAATTCAGCATGAACTAGCAAGAATGGCTGGAACTTCAAGGGAAACTTTTTCCAGAACTTTACAATCTTTCGCTAAAAAAGGACTGATTGAATTGGAAGGTTCAAAATTACGACTGAAAGAATTTCTGAAACTTAGAGATCTTCTCAATTAA
- a CDS encoding peptidylprolyl isomerase — MRSLAPAFILSVGVLFVLFMVLTDSNVLEAFGGRTKNIGSVNGEEITYQQFMEAVERQRENQKQQTGNDIEEAQMDQFREQIWDAMVTQTLFQQQIDKYGITVTDEEIKDVILGNDPPAFLKQSFIDSLGRFNRQMYEEALFRPENKQVLVQAEEYVRQTRLNEKLQSILLASINVTEDELMRKYVDQNTRVNVEYALIDLNRFPDSMFTVTDEDLRKYYNDNLEKYKVKAQRKLKYVLFPNVPSAEDSATARRNLENVMTKLNGDTTGFKDNVDIYSSQPYSRDTVNLANLLAPEAELVFGAKLNSVAGPVASQQGYVLYHVVGTVPSSEPTVKAQHILINQFGSDEKNLEEANKIYNELIAGADFDKIAKEKSFDKGSGEKGGHLGWFTKGAMVPEFEKGAFSAKVGEVTKPLKTTYGYHIIKVIARTDRKYVVEKIINPIEQSASSREANYTHAGEFAYVAEKNDFEKEAELMNLKVQETTEFFEDVVAVPGIGVNKLLVKFAFENGVNTVSESYRLPSGYVVVKISEALGERVRPLDEVKDMIKPLVLREKKYGKAKEVAESVKGQINGDLTKAPGVNPNAVYNSTGDFSVNASAPNIGRDYAFIETALKLDLNKLSDPVKGMRGYYLMKVLNKTQFDSTGYNAQRSTLRDNLLMEKRNSILGIWIDKLKKEADIVDNRHLFFGQ; from the coding sequence ATGAGAAGTTTAGCTCCGGCATTCATTCTCTCCGTTGGTGTTCTCTTCGTATTATTCATGGTTCTTACGGATTCCAATGTCCTTGAAGCATTCGGCGGTAGAACAAAAAATATTGGTTCTGTTAATGGTGAAGAAATCACTTATCAGCAGTTCATGGAAGCCGTAGAAAGACAGCGTGAAAATCAAAAGCAGCAGACAGGGAATGATATTGAGGAAGCTCAGATGGATCAATTCCGTGAGCAGATTTGGGATGCTATGGTAACCCAGACCCTGTTTCAGCAGCAAATAGATAAGTATGGTATAACAGTTACTGATGAAGAAATAAAAGATGTGATACTTGGAAATGATCCTCCTGCATTTTTGAAACAAAGTTTTATTGATTCATTAGGTAGATTCAACAGGCAAATGTACGAAGAAGCCCTTTTCAGACCAGAGAATAAACAAGTTCTGGTTCAGGCTGAAGAATATGTACGACAAACCAGATTAAATGAAAAACTTCAAAGTATACTTCTTGCATCAATTAATGTTACTGAAGATGAATTGATGAGGAAGTACGTCGATCAGAATACCAGAGTAAATGTTGAATATGCTCTGATTGATCTTAACAGATTTCCGGATTCAATGTTCACAGTAACAGATGAGGACTTAAGAAAGTATTACAATGACAATCTGGAAAAATATAAAGTAAAGGCGCAAAGAAAATTAAAATATGTATTGTTCCCGAATGTTCCCTCAGCTGAGGATTCGGCAACTGCACGCAGAAATCTTGAAAATGTAATGACAAAGCTGAATGGAGATACAACAGGGTTCAAAGATAATGTAGATATTTATTCATCTCAGCCATATTCCAGGGACACAGTTAATCTTGCCAATCTCCTCGCTCCTGAAGCCGAACTTGTTTTCGGTGCAAAATTAAATTCTGTTGCGGGACCTGTTGCAAGTCAGCAGGGTTATGTTTTATATCACGTCGTTGGTACTGTTCCATCCTCTGAACCTACAGTGAAGGCACAGCATATACTTATTAACCAATTTGGCAGCGATGAAAAAAATCTTGAAGAAGCAAATAAAATTTATAATGAATTAATTGCCGGTGCTGACTTTGATAAAATTGCAAAAGAAAAATCATTTGATAAAGGCAGTGGTGAAAAAGGTGGTCACCTTGGTTGGTTTACCAAAGGCGCTATGGTACCTGAATTTGAAAAAGGTGCATTCAGCGCAAAAGTTGGAGAAGTTACTAAACCTTTAAAAACTACTTATGGTTATCATATAATAAAAGTTATTGCAAGAACCGACAGAAAGTATGTTGTTGAAAAAATAATAAATCCTATTGAACAATCAGCTTCTTCACGTGAAGCTAATTACACTCACGCAGGAGAGTTTGCTTACGTTGCCGAAAAAAATGATTTTGAAAAAGAAGCTGAGTTGATGAATCTTAAAGTACAGGAAACCACAGAATTTTTTGAGGACGTGGTTGCGGTTCCAGGAATCGGTGTTAATAAACTTCTTGTAAAGTTTGCTTTTGAAAACGGTGTAAACACAGTCAGTGAAAGTTACAGGTTACCAAGCGGATATGTAGTAGTTAAAATTTCAGAAGCCTTAGGTGAGAGAGTAAGACCATTAGATGAAGTAAAGGATATGATAAAGCCTCTTGTTTTAAGAGAAAAGAAATATGGTAAGGCTAAAGAAGTTGCTGAATCGGTTAAAGGGCAAATTAATGGCGATCTCACAAAAGCTCCCGGTGTTAATCCAAATGCAGTTTACAACTCCACAGGCGATTTTTCTGTAAATGCATCCGCGCCTAACATTGGAAGGGATTATGCGTTTATAGAGACAGCATTAAAACTAGATTTAAATAAATTATCTGACCCGGTTAAAGGCATGCGCGGTTATTACCTGATGAAGGTACTTAATAAAACACAATTCGATTCGACAGGTTACAATGCACAGAGATCAACTTTGCGCGATAACCTGCTAATGGAGAAAAGAAATTCAATACTTGGTATATGGATTGATAAACTTAAGAAGGAAGCTGATATAGTTGATAACAGACACCTCTTCTTTGGTCAGTAA
- a CDS encoding shikimate kinase produces MTNSRIYLTGFMGAGKSTIGPILANTLGWNFFDLDRVIEKNEGKKVRDLFEQHGEKYFRDLELDTLNKLTEEEGAVISLGGGTISSEHILTLLKSTGVLIYLKTSPEASYKRLRYKRDRPNLISEREDEPSKDELIGKINNLLESRVRYYEQADYTINTDSFTVGRTVDKIVNLIKNKK; encoded by the coding sequence ATGACTAACAGCAGAATATATTTAACAGGATTCATGGGTGCAGGAAAAAGCACAATAGGTCCGATACTCGCAAATACTCTTGGTTGGAATTTTTTTGACCTCGACCGTGTGATTGAGAAAAATGAAGGAAAAAAAGTCCGGGATCTATTTGAACAACACGGCGAAAAATATTTCAGAGACCTGGAACTTGACACATTAAACAAATTAACAGAAGAGGAAGGTGCCGTAATTTCACTCGGCGGAGGCACTATCTCATCGGAACACATTCTTACATTATTAAAATCTACCGGAGTTTTGATTTATCTGAAAACATCCCCGGAAGCCTCGTACAAAAGATTAAGATATAAAAGGGACAGACCAAACCTGATTTCTGAACGGGAAGATGAACCAAGTAAAGATGAATTAATAGGAAAAATAAATAACCTGTTGGAATCACGCGTGCGTTACTATGAACAGGCTGATTACACCATAAACACGGATTCTTTTACCGTGGGCAGGACAGTTGATAAAATCGTGAACCTGATCAAAAATAAAAAGTAG
- the aroB gene encoding 3-dehydroquinate synthase, whose product MKKFELNTESSSSEIFCGTGAFEKLPQILKELHNQKLFIVIDKNVFKYYQRKIEKVFRGISRQVFYYHLKPGERSKSVSEFNKLLIFFKKNECSRNSTLISIGGGVTGDISGFTASVYMRGINLIHIPTTLLSMVDSSIGGKTAINLDGVKNLAGSIYQPEKVIIDPTFLKTLPQKEILSGTGEILKYGLLINKDFFLLLKKRITSLIKNDRTGIEDIILQCARYKASVVQIDENDSGMRKILNLGHTFGHAIESELNYKLTHGECLAFGLKCMLCLSFESGLINQKNFYEYFSLLNLLRTNKKILSLDGKKLISKMIFDKKRNGVNPTFILMKRIGEIIIDYNCDSKRIAASFNKAKQLTAVK is encoded by the coding sequence GTGAAAAAATTTGAACTTAATACTGAATCATCAAGCAGTGAAATTTTTTGTGGCACAGGTGCTTTTGAAAAACTGCCTCAAATCCTGAAAGAACTTCATAATCAAAAATTGTTTATTGTAATTGATAAAAATGTATTTAAATATTATCAGAGGAAAATTGAGAAAGTTTTTCGCGGTATATCCCGGCAGGTTTTTTATTATCATCTCAAACCAGGTGAAAGATCAAAATCGGTCAGCGAGTTTAACAAGCTATTAATTTTCTTTAAAAAAAATGAGTGCAGCCGAAATTCCACTTTGATTTCAATTGGCGGCGGTGTTACAGGAGACATATCCGGTTTTACTGCATCTGTCTATATGAGAGGAATTAATTTGATTCATATCCCTACGACTTTGCTGTCAATGGTTGATAGCTCAATTGGAGGAAAGACCGCTATTAATCTTGATGGAGTTAAGAATCTTGCAGGGAGTATTTATCAGCCGGAGAAGGTTATAATCGATCCAACATTTCTTAAAACATTACCGCAAAAAGAAATACTATCCGGCACAGGTGAAATATTAAAATATGGATTACTGATCAACAAAGATTTTTTTCTTCTTCTGAAAAAAAGGATAACATCTCTCATTAAAAATGATCGTACGGGGATTGAAGATATTATACTTCAGTGTGCAAGATACAAAGCGTCAGTTGTGCAGATTGATGAAAATGATTCCGGCATGAGAAAAATTCTTAATCTTGGTCATACATTTGGTCATGCAATTGAAAGCGAACTGAACTATAAATTAACACATGGTGAATGTTTAGCCTTTGGACTGAAATGCATGCTTTGCCTTTCATTTGAGTCCGGACTGATTAATCAAAAGAATTTCTACGAATATTTTTCATTGCTGAATTTATTGCGAACGAATAAAAAAATTCTGTCACTCGATGGTAAAAAGTTAATTAGCAAAATGATCTTCGATAAAAAGAGGAACGGAGTTAATCCTACTTTTATTCTAATGAAGAGAATAGGGGAGATAATAATAGACTATAACTGTGACAGTAAAAGAATCGCGGCATCATTTAATAAAGCCAAACAGTTGACTGCAGTCAAATGA